From the Drosophila simulans strain w501 chromosome 2L, Prin_Dsim_3.1, whole genome shotgun sequence genome, the window TCTTTTGtggttaaataatattatttttatagaaatttgtaaatacatagattagttttcaaaaatttgaatttgatagCCTACGCatgtgttaaaaataaatcgatGAATTACCGCTTACCGTCGATTACCGTTTATTTTTCCGCTATCTTGACATTAATCGAACTATCGCTTTTTACCGGCAATTCCGCATTTGCAACTGGCTTCCatgcacatttaatttaattttttaccaATATCTCAACTTATAGTTATGTCGGAGACCAGTGGACCCGCAGTGCGCATGCCTTGGTAACTTGCAATTCGACCTTAGAGATCCACAAGTAATACTATGTTCATTTCTTCAGGGTGGAGAAGTACAGACCAAGCGGACTCGATGATTTGATATCTCACGAGGAAATAATATCAACAAGTGAGCATTCTGAGCGTTTAGCCATACAAAGCCACCACATTTAAGTGTACTTCTAGTTACCCGCTTTATAAGCCGCAAGCAGCTGCCCCATTTGCTCTTCTACGGACCACCTGGCACGGGAAAAACGAGCACAATCCTGGCCTGCGCTCGCCAATTGTATTCCCCTCAGCAGTTCAAGTCTATGGTTCTGGAGCTAAATGCCTCGGATGACCGAGGCATCGGGATTGTGCGCGGTCAAATCCTTAACTTCGCGTCCACACGCACCATTTTCTGCGACACCTTTAAGCTGATCATTTTGGACGAGGCCGATGCCATGACCAACGATGCCCAGAATGCCCTGCGCCGCATCATTGAGAAATATACGGACAACGTGCGCTTCTGtgtaatttgcaattatttgaGCAAAATCATTCCGGCCCTGCAGTCGCGTTGCACCCGTTTTCGGTTCGCTCCATTATCTCAGGATCAGATGATGCCGCGACTGGAAAAAATCATCGAAGCCGAAGCGTAAGGCCTTTCAACTGCATAAAATAGCTTTTTACTAACCCACAATCTATCAACTTTCAGCGTTCAGATTACCGAAGACGGCAAGCGGGCACTGCTAACCCTTGCCAAAGGCGATATGAGAAAGGTCTTGAACGTCCTGCAGAGTACAGTGATGGCATTTGATACGGTCAACGAGGACAACGTTTACATGTGCGTGGGCTATCCGTTGAGGCAGGATATTGAACAGATATTGAAGGCCTTGCTATCCGGCAGTAGCTTGGAGGACTCCTTCAAAAGTATGATGCCATTTGGATTGGTAAAAGATCAAAGCTAATGTTTCTTTCTTCTCTATGCATAGCTGTCGAAAGTGCCAAGTACGCAAGAGGTCTCGCTTTGGAAGACATCATTACagaattgcatttgtttgttatgAGACGTAAGTTCTTACTATATCCTCATGAAGTCATGTTATTGATATGTATTCCGAACAGTTGAGCTGCCCATGTCGGTCATGAACAAGCTTATTGTTAAGCTAGCTCAGATCGAAGAGAGATTGGCCAAAGGATGTACAGAAGTGGCTCAAACGGCAGCTCTGGTAGCCGCCTTCTTTATTTGCCGGGATATGGTTTCAATGGAGAAGTGAAATATTGTGTATTCCAATAATAGGGtagaattaaattataaatacaaaaacataaaaaatgtacacaaTTTATTTACTGCATGCTTCTCTAGTTTAACAATCATTAAAAAGTGGTTGGTAGGAGGTAGGAaatgccttttgttttttgtgatCATGCGAAACAATACATGCATAAAGAGACTAGAATTCTGTGACGAATTATTTCCAACACAAAGTTTTCAATTGTCCTAAACTGAGTAACCAATATTTAAGAGAACCCCTCTGATTTGTACCATTCGTGGAACTTCTCGATATGCTCAAAGATGCCGCGCTCTTCGCTGCGGCACCATACATCGTCTGGTGTTATCTTGAGGCGTTCCAAAGCTGCCTGCGAAGTGTCCTGAATGCGCGGGTCATCCTCTTGAAATCGCAACACACACGTACCAATGCACTCACCCATGCATGTGCCGTGCTCAAATTCGTAGATAACCAAGTAGAAAAATGGTTCGCCGGGGCATTGAAAGCCCGATTTAAGCACAAGTAAAGTATTTGGATCCTCTCTCGGGAGTGACGGTGAGTTGGGTGCTTCGACTACACCTTGTTCCTGCGGCTGTGGATAATCGAAAGTTTGTGATACTAGCTGCGTAGAGATAGGTGTTCTGAATACTGGCTGCTGTGAGTCTGAAATTGCGTTTAATGCTGTTGGCTGCGTTAATTCAGGGTTTACGTTTATTGCTGTTGCCTGCGGTGAGTCGGGGATCTCACTTACTGCTGTTGGCTGCGGTGAGTCTGACATCTGCCCTCCTTCTGTTGTTTGCGACGAGTGGTTCTCATCGATGGATGTCTTTGGCGGCTTCTCTGGCGAATCAGGAATTTCCACTATCATGTCCTCCTGTGGCGGCGATAAGGACAACCTCTCGCTTGTTGCGTTAGATTTTGGTTGGCTGAATATCACCGTGATATTACTACTTCGTTCGCTATCGTCTTCTTCGGAGAAAACAGGAGTCTGGGTTAAGGAGCGAGTTGCAGCATCGGGTCCCAGTTTTTGCACATAAAAAGAGCCATCCACCTGGTTGTCGCCGTCGGCATTGGTTTCTTCTGTTGTGCGAGCTGGTCCTTCGGCGATCCTCTTCTCCACGTCCAGGCACAAAGAGCACTTGAAATCTGTACGCTCGCGCTTCTTGGGCAGGCGCAGGGCGCCCACCAAGCATTTCAGATGAGCAGAAGTGGCGGCGCAAGAAGTACAGCATAGTATGACCCACGATAATCTATTATAAGTTCTGCCACTGGGGCACAGGCAGTTGGGCTGGTCGCATTTCAAATTGCGCTCGTGGAGCTCCCTATAGGCGTTCCGTTGCTTCTCCCACGTGGCATCGCGATCGGGCACGAAAACCGACTGCAGGCGTATGGAATCCCTGAAACGTTCCGATCGACACCAAATGCAGCGCAAGTAATATCCGGAGGTCAGCGCATACTGACGCATGCATTTCTTATGGGCGAATCCTAGGCGGCAGCAGTCACCGTACACAACGCAATGCAGCTCCACCTTATAGATAGAACTGAAGCAAATGGGGCAAGTGACGTTCCTCGGCGGTTTCGACTGCAGCTGTCGCTTGTAATCATCCATTGGCCTGCATTTGTAGCAGTAGCTTTTGTATTGGCCGCAAAACTCGAAAACGGCGCGATTCTCCAGGCCGCACTTCAAGTGAAACAATGTCCGGCAACGATCGCATTGCAAACTGGCCCCAATCTTATTGCAGTACCAACATTTCCTCTTTTCCGCGGCGGCTGCCTCCTCGCGGATGTCGCGAAGCAGAAAGCCCAGGATTCCGCTGCTATCTCCGCCGCGCTGCGGCAAATGAGTTGAGAGGAGCTGGTGGATTGGATCAGCAAGTTTACATTATTGGAAGTTCTTTCCATTTCACAACAATCGCACTTACCAGGCAAAAATAGTGCACCTGCAAGTTGCGTACAATCATCCATTCGCCAAAGACCAGATCGTCAGTGTCCGAATATTTGCACATCAAGCATTGCAGCTCCTTGTTATCCTCCATTTGTAAACTGGCCGCTCAGACTAGTTTTGCTGGACAGATCAACTCGTTTGAGTGCTATtatgaatacattttaaaactaataacATGTTGTGTACTCCTTTTTTACTCTATTGGCGGGCAAGTATTTTGAAAAGCAATAAATACAACAGAGCCTTCTTATACTTCAATTCCAGAAAGCACATTTTTGGAAAAGCGCTGTTTCCACTACGCAACACTCACAATGTACTAATCTGCTTAACTCGCTATATTTTTCGctatatatattacttttcttatttaaatattataataaaatcatttattcatgtttaaatatatatttaaatattttaagaacttAACACAATAAAAACGTCggatgcaaatattttgtgattaataattatatgacATGACTTTACAATAGCAAACTGAAAAGTAGCCGTGCGTGAATCGTAGGTTTTATTAGATATGCCATTATGAAAATCATAAGACTATACAGTTATAAAGCCATTTCTACGAATCAAGATTCAAAGGCTCGTCACGCTATATTAGTTacatgtatgtaaataaaatgtggttgtgcatttgcattggtAATTATCTTTAAAGCTGCAGATACATCACACAAAATACCTTATGTATTGTTAATagcaaaataatatacaattatatgcaaatatttacccaaCAATTAAGAATTTATTGGTATTCCATCGATTCCACTGTTCCGCAGCAAACCTATACGTGGCGTCGCTATCTAGACGAGCTTTCCAAAAACAAAGTTTAGTATAgtatatttaatgttaaacaaaataacactGTTTCGTTAATTGATTGTGAATCACGTATCTTCATTCACCTCCCCCAGTCCAAGAAACGGATTGTTTATAGCCGCATTATCTTCGAGTGCGTTAAATTGGGCGTAGGCGTAGGCATCGGGCTGGATCCACCTTAAATAATATGGCTGCCGAGATAAAACCAGCTCAGCGGACCAACAATGATCGCTTTAACACCTCCAAAAAGCCGGAATTGCTGAGTAAGCTGGAGGGCAGCACCGACGATGTGAACGCAGCGATCCTAATTCCGGGCGAAAACGGCGTAATTAGCGTTTCCGATGACAAGTGCGTAGCTGTAGACCATTAATAATATACACAAATGGTATGACTtacattttcatgtttttccCAATAGAACCGTTCGCGTTTGGCTAAAACGCGATTCTGGCCAATATTGGCCGAGCATTTGCCAGTATATGCCTTCCGGCTGCACGGCCATCGAGTACGTACCGGAATCCCGGCACCTGTATGTCGGCCAGGAGAACGGAACGGTAACCCAGTACGCCCTATCCGAAGACTGCAATCGCCTGTCCTTCC encodes:
- the LOC6731819 gene encoding replication factor C subunit 5; translation: MSETSGPAVRMPWVEKYRPSGLDDLISHEEIISTITRFISRKQLPHLLFYGPPGTGKTSTILACARQLYSPQQFKSMVLELNASDDRGIGIVRGQILNFASTRTIFCDTFKLIILDEADAMTNDAQNALRRIIEKYTDNVRFCVICNYLSKIIPALQSRCTRFRFAPLSQDQMMPRLEKIIEAEAVQITEDGKRALLTLAKGDMRKVLNVLQSTVMAFDTVNEDNVYMCVGYPLRQDIEQILKALLSGSSLEDSFKTVESAKYARGLALEDIITELHLFVMRLELPMSVMNKLIVKLAQIEERLAKGCTEVAQTAALVAAFFICRDMVSMEK
- the LOC6731820 gene encoding uncharacterized protein LOC6731820 isoform X1, with the translated sequence MEDNKELQCLMCKYSDTDDLVFGEWMIVRNLQVHYFCLLLSTHLPQRGGDSSGILGFLLRDIREEAAAAEKRKCWYCNKIGASLQCDRCRTLFHLKCGLENRAVFEFCGQYKSYCYKCRPMDDYKRQLQSKPPRNVTCPICFSSIYKVELHCVVYGDCCRLGFAHKKCMRQYALTSGYYLRCIWCRSERFRDSIRLQSVFVPDRDATWEKQRNAYRELHERNLKCDQPNCLCPSGRTYNRLSWVILCCTSCAATSAHLKCLVGALRLPKKRERTDFKCSLCLDVEKRIAEGPARTTEETNADGDNQVDGSFYVQKLGPDAATRSLTQTPVFSEEDDSERSSNITVIFSQPKSNATSERLSLSPPQEDMIVEIPDSPEKPPKTSIDENHSSQTTEGGQMSDSPQPTAVSEIPDSPQATAINVNPELTQPTALNAISDSQQPVFRTPISTQLVSQTFDYPQPQEQGVVEAPNSPSLPREDPNTLLVLKSGFQCPGEPFFYLVIYEFEHGTCMGECIGTCVLRFQEDDPRIQDTSQAALERLKITPDDVWCRSEERGIFEHIEKFHEWYKSEGFS
- the LOC6731820 gene encoding uncharacterized protein LOC6731820 isoform X2; the encoded protein is MEDNKELQCLMCKYSDTDDLVFGEWMIVRNLQVHYFCLLLSTHLPQRGGDSSGILGFLLRDIREEAAAAEKRKCWYCNKIGASLQCDRCRTLFHLKCGLENRAVFEFCGQYKSYCYKCRPMDDYKRQLQSKPPRNVTCPICFSSIYKVELHCVVYGDCCRLGFAHKKCMRQYALTSGYYLRCIWCRSERFRDSIRLQSVFVPDRDATWEKQRNAYRELHERNLKCDQPNCLCPSGRTYNRLSWVILCCTSCAATSAHLKCLVGALRLPKKRERTDFKCSLCLDVEKRIAEGPARTTEETNADGDNQVDGSFYVQKLGPDAATRSLTQTPVFSEEDDSERSSNITVIFSQPKSNATSERLSLSPPQEDMIVEIPDSPEKPPKTSIDENHSSQTTEGGQMSDSPQPTAINVNPELTQPTALNAISDSQQPVFRTPISTQLVSQTFDYPQPQEQGVVEAPNSPSLPREDPNTLLVLKSGFQCPGEPFFYLVIYEFEHGTCMGECIGTCVLRFQEDDPRIQDTSQAALERLKITPDDVWCRSEERGIFEHIEKFHEWYKSEGFS